Proteins from a genomic interval of Rhizobium sp. SL42:
- a CDS encoding Gfo/Idh/MocA family protein, whose product MMGQEHLRNIALLPDAAVVAIFEPDAGMRALSAEAVPTARLVDSIEDVLAVEAVNCLLIASPNYLHLEQLEKIAAIRPLPVLVEKPLFTDPADAPRLAALRAAYPAPIWVAMEYRYMPPVARMIEEAAEATGGIRMLTIREHRFPFLEKVGDWNRFNRNTGGTLVEKCCHFFDLMRHILKSDPVRVMASGGQAVNHLDEVYGGEKSDIWDNAYVIVDFASGARAMLELCMFAEGARYQEEISAVGPKGKIECLVPGPGRFWPEHLGEPPIAQVIVSPRDPKGPRMVEIPVDPQLLEAGDHNGSTFYQHRRFQKAAQGEQEVEVAIDDGWWAVAMGLAAQKSAETGQAVIFPLEFSPNIEPVAPGA is encoded by the coding sequence ATGATGGGGCAGGAGCACCTGCGCAATATCGCCCTTCTCCCCGATGCGGCGGTGGTCGCCATCTTCGAGCCGGATGCCGGCATGCGCGCACTGTCTGCCGAGGCCGTGCCGACCGCCAGACTGGTGGATTCGATCGAGGATGTGCTGGCCGTCGAGGCGGTGAATTGCCTTTTGATCGCCAGCCCCAACTATCTGCATCTGGAGCAGCTGGAAAAGATCGCCGCGATCCGGCCGCTGCCCGTACTCGTTGAAAAGCCGCTCTTCACCGATCCCGCCGATGCCCCCCGCCTTGCAGCCTTGCGCGCCGCCTATCCCGCCCCGATCTGGGTGGCGATGGAATATCGCTACATGCCGCCGGTGGCGCGCATGATCGAGGAGGCTGCAGAGGCGACCGGCGGCATCCGCATGCTGACCATCCGCGAGCATCGGTTTCCCTTCCTCGAAAAGGTCGGCGACTGGAACCGCTTCAACCGCAATACCGGCGGCACGCTGGTGGAGAAGTGCTGCCACTTCTTCGACCTGATGCGCCATATCCTGAAGTCGGATCCGGTGCGCGTCATGGCTTCGGGCGGTCAGGCGGTGAACCATCTCGACGAGGTCTATGGCGGCGAGAAATCCGACATATGGGACAATGCCTATGTGATCGTCGATTTCGCCTCCGGTGCCCGCGCCATGCTGGAACTCTGCATGTTCGCCGAAGGCGCCCGCTATCAGGAGGAAATCTCCGCCGTCGGGCCGAAGGGCAAGATCGAATGCCTGGTGCCGGGTCCGGGCCGGTTCTGGCCGGAACATCTGGGCGAGCCGCCGATTGCCCAGGTGATCGTCTCGCCGCGTGACCCCAAGGGGCCGCGCATGGTGGAAATCCCAGTTGATCCGCAATTGCTGGAGGCGGGAGACCACAATGGCTCGACCTTCTACCAGCATCGGCGTTTCCAGAAGGCGGCGCAGGGCGAACAGGAGGTTGAGGTTGCGATCGATGACGGCTGGTGGGCCGTGGCCATGGGGCTTGCGGCGCAGAAATCCGCCGAGACAGGGCAGGCGGTCATCTTCCCGCTGGAGTTCTCGCCGAATATCGAGCCGGTTGCTCCAGGCGCGTAA
- a CDS encoding GntR family transcriptional regulator has translation MTAAPGSLPIYVQIAELLVRDIAAGRLIDGEKLKPERDLAEELGIAVGTLRKALAELQSRGLLERVQGSGNYIRALADPKSVYSMFRLELLGGGGLPTAEILSIERLPKPAELPAFGVSDEGHRIRRLRRLSGRPAALEEIWLDGAYVERIDPEAVSESLYLFYRTRLSLWITRAEDQIGLDRVPEWTPAVFGQPAGAPIVHIQRISQDQEGARAEVSRTWLDHEVARYVSRLK, from the coding sequence ATGACGGCCGCCCCCGGAAGCCTTCCCATCTATGTGCAGATTGCCGAACTTCTGGTGCGCGACATCGCTGCCGGCCGGCTGATCGACGGGGAAAAACTGAAGCCGGAAAGGGACCTGGCGGAGGAGCTTGGCATTGCGGTCGGCACCTTGCGCAAGGCGCTGGCCGAACTGCAGAGCCGCGGGCTTCTGGAGCGGGTTCAGGGGTCCGGCAACTACATCCGGGCGCTGGCCGATCCGAAGAGCGTCTATTCGATGTTCCGGCTGGAGCTTCTGGGCGGCGGCGGGCTGCCGACAGCCGAGATCCTGTCGATCGAGCGCCTGCCCAAGCCGGCGGAACTGCCGGCATTTGGCGTGAGCGATGAAGGCCACCGGATCCGCCGCCTGCGCCGGCTGTCTGGCCGCCCGGCCGCGCTGGAGGAGATCTGGCTCGACGGCGCCTATGTCGAGCGCATCGATCCGGAGGCCGTGTCTGAATCGCTCTATCTTTTCTATCGCACCCGGCTGTCGCTCTGGATCACCCGCGCCGAGGACCAGATCGGCCTCGACCGCGTGCCTGAGTGGACGCCTGCTGTCTTCGGCCAACCAGCCGGTGCGCCGATCGTCCATATCCAGCGTATCAGCCAGGACCAGGAGGGCGCCCGCGCCGAAGTCTCCCGCACCTGGCTCGACCATGAGGTGGCGCGCTACGTGTCGCGCCTGAAATGA